One window from the genome of Azospirillum sp. B510 encodes:
- a CDS encoding MFS transporter, giving the protein MNKIRGLRWQILALMMLGTVVNYIDRNTLGILAPTLKEQLHFSTEQYSFIVSAFQLCYSLMQPVAGYITDLVGLKLGYAMFAGVWGIAAALHALAGSWQSMAFFRGLLGVSEAAAMPSGVKTSTLWFPARERSIATGWFNTGSSIGAMIAPPFVIWLSLTYGWQEAFLVTGLLGVGMSALWYMLYRNPENHPRLTKEEHAYILEGQEHAELPKPSMKRVLGKGKFWSIAAARFLTEPAWQTFSFWIPLYMVSARGMDIKQFALFAWLPFLAGDIGCILSGYLSPFFVKRFKMSLVNSRIAGVGVGAVCMVGPALISFASSPITAIFLFSLGAFAHQMLSSLLYALVTDTFEKQDVATATGFGGMAGYLGGMIFSLIIGQLASTIGYEPLFACLTVFDLTAFVIIALVLGQRGAKAAAIPNATAGAD; this is encoded by the coding sequence ATGAACAAGATCCGTGGTTTGCGGTGGCAAATCCTTGCCCTGATGATGCTGGGCACCGTGGTCAACTACATCGACCGCAACACTCTCGGCATCCTGGCGCCGACCCTGAAGGAACAGCTTCACTTCTCGACCGAGCAGTATTCCTTCATCGTCAGCGCCTTCCAGCTCTGCTACAGCCTGATGCAGCCGGTCGCCGGTTACATCACCGATCTGGTCGGCCTGAAGCTGGGCTACGCGATGTTCGCCGGCGTCTGGGGCATCGCCGCCGCCCTGCACGCGCTGGCCGGCAGCTGGCAGTCGATGGCCTTCTTCCGCGGCCTGCTGGGCGTCAGCGAAGCGGCGGCGATGCCGTCGGGCGTCAAGACCTCCACCCTGTGGTTCCCGGCCAGGGAACGCTCCATCGCCACCGGCTGGTTCAACACCGGCAGCTCGATCGGCGCGATGATCGCCCCGCCCTTCGTCATCTGGCTGTCGCTGACCTATGGCTGGCAGGAGGCCTTCCTCGTCACCGGCCTGCTGGGCGTCGGCATGTCGGCCCTGTGGTACATGCTGTACCGCAATCCGGAGAACCATCCGCGCCTGACCAAGGAGGAGCACGCCTATATCCTGGAAGGCCAGGAGCATGCCGAGCTGCCGAAGCCGTCGATGAAGCGCGTGCTGGGCAAGGGCAAGTTCTGGAGCATCGCCGCCGCCCGCTTCCTGACCGAGCCGGCGTGGCAGACCTTCAGCTTCTGGATCCCGCTCTACATGGTCTCCGCCCGGGGCATGGACATCAAGCAGTTCGCCCTGTTCGCCTGGCTGCCCTTCCTGGCCGGTGACATCGGCTGCATCCTCAGCGGTTACCTGTCGCCCTTCTTCGTGAAGCGCTTCAAAATGTCGCTGGTCAACTCCCGCATCGCCGGCGTCGGCGTCGGTGCCGTGTGCATGGTCGGCCCGGCCCTGATCAGCTTCGCCTCCAGCCCGATCACCGCCATCTTTCTCTTCTCGCTCGGCGCCTTCGCCCATCAGATGCTGTCGAGCCTGCTCTACGCCCTGGTCACCGACACCTTCGAGAAGCAGGATGTCGCCACGGCGACCGGCTTCGGCGGCATGGCCGGCTATCTCGGCGGCATGATCTTCTCGCTGATCATCGGCCAGCTCGCCAGCACCATCGGGTACGAACCGCTGTTCGCCTGCCTGACCGTCTTCGATCTGACCGCCTTCGTCATCATCGCCCTGGTCCTGGGCCAGCGCGGCGCCAAGGCCGCCGCCATCCCGAACGCCACGGCCGGCGCCGACTGA
- a CDS encoding methyl-accepting chemotaxis protein yields MQNLRIATKITIISAILVAVSILISIIAGNSLRQLNESANDIAFAGNESIVGARLRLNTLGLNRAEYMIAANPSRENLQATKKSIEEYRTLFEQRIEQLRKEATEESRPRIEKIATLGAAYLRELDTTLVVADQVVGTVELSTAQQRLNHEGQSSREAASKLEAAVQEFTNYNIGNAERLARAATDNYHRTLWIMGVVAILGMVSGFASAQLISRGAIVKPIRRIVASLQRLTEGDLNTEVYGTDRSDEVGDIARTTEIFKLNMVRNRELEERQKAESQIQLDRAKTIATLTDRFDMDARRMLDMLAAAATELEATAQSLSAISAQTDSQSTFAANASSEAATSVQTVAAASEQLASSIQEISRQTSHSRVIARHATQRSQRASELVAGLDAAGRRIGEVVALISGIAGRTNLLALNATIEAARAGEAGKGFAVVASEVKALANQTARATDEIGGQIASVQKVATETASSISEIIGVVAEMDQMAVSVASAVEEQSAATQEIGRNVGQVADATTEVQRNVDGLRGAATNTNGGASQVLAAARELAREAEQLRGEVGRFLSAVKAA; encoded by the coding sequence ATGCAAAATCTTCGCATCGCGACAAAGATCACGATCATAAGCGCGATCCTGGTGGCTGTTTCGATTTTGATCTCAATCATTGCCGGGAATAGCCTCCGCCAGTTGAATGAATCCGCGAACGATATCGCCTTTGCCGGAAATGAAAGCATCGTCGGTGCAAGACTCCGCCTGAACACTCTGGGTCTGAATCGGGCGGAATATATGATTGCCGCCAATCCCAGCCGGGAAAATCTCCAGGCAACGAAGAAAAGCATTGAAGAATACAGAACGCTCTTCGAACAGCGTATCGAACAACTCCGCAAGGAGGCCACCGAAGAGAGCAGGCCTCGCATCGAAAAGATCGCGACGCTCGGCGCCGCCTATCTTCGGGAGCTGGACACGACATTGGTGGTGGCGGATCAGGTCGTCGGCACGGTCGAGCTGTCGACCGCGCAACAGCGCCTGAATCACGAGGGACAAAGCAGCCGAGAGGCCGCATCGAAACTGGAAGCGGCGGTCCAAGAATTCACCAATTACAACATCGGCAATGCCGAACGTCTGGCCAGAGCGGCCACGGACAACTACCATCGCACGCTGTGGATCATGGGGGTCGTCGCGATCCTCGGCATGGTCTCGGGATTCGCCTCCGCCCAGCTCATCTCGCGGGGGGCGATCGTCAAACCAATCCGGCGGATCGTCGCGTCACTCCAACGGCTTACCGAAGGCGACCTGAACACCGAGGTCTATGGAACCGACCGCTCCGATGAAGTCGGTGACATCGCCCGGACGACCGAAATCTTCAAACTGAACATGGTGCGCAACCGCGAGCTGGAGGAAAGGCAGAAGGCGGAAAGCCAAATCCAGCTCGACCGCGCGAAGACGATCGCCACCTTGACCGATCGCTTCGACATGGACGCCCGCCGCATGCTGGACATGCTGGCAGCCGCCGCGACGGAGCTCGAAGCGACGGCGCAATCCCTGTCGGCGATCAGCGCTCAGACCGACAGCCAGTCCACCTTCGCCGCCAACGCGTCGAGCGAGGCTGCGACCAGCGTCCAGACCGTCGCCGCGGCCTCCGAACAGTTGGCCTCCTCGATCCAGGAGATCAGCCGGCAGACCTCCCATTCCCGCGTGATCGCCCGCCACGCCACCCAACGGTCCCAGCGCGCCAGCGAGCTGGTCGCCGGACTGGACGCCGCTGGCCGCCGCATCGGCGAAGTGGTCGCTCTCATCAGCGGGATCGCCGGCCGGACCAACCTGCTGGCGCTGAACGCCACCATCGAGGCGGCGCGCGCCGGCGAGGCCGGCAAGGGCTTCGCCGTGGTGGCGAGCGAGGTGAAGGCGCTGGCGAACCAGACCGCCCGCGCGACGGACGAGATCGGCGGTCAGATCGCCTCGGTCCAGAAGGTGGCGACGGAGACCGCCTCCTCGATCTCCGAAATCATCGGCGTGGTGGCGGAGATGGACCAGATGGCGGTATCGGTCGCCAGCGCGGTGGAGGAGCAGAGCGCCGCCACCCAGGAGATCGGACGGAACGTCGGTCAGGTCGCGGACGCCACCACCGAGGTCCAGCGCAACGTCGACGGCCTCCGTGGAGCCGCCACCAACACCAACGGCGGCGCCAGCCAGGTTCTGGCCGCCGCCAGGGAATTGGCGCGCGAAGCCGAGCAGTTGCGCGGCGAGGTCGGCCGTTTCCTCAGCGCGGTGAAGGCCGCCTGA